A stretch of Tripterygium wilfordii isolate XIE 37 chromosome 11, ASM1340144v1, whole genome shotgun sequence DNA encodes these proteins:
- the LOC120009404 gene encoding F-box protein FBW2-like, which produces MVRRLVTRSCGSLRKICVSSLRNDTTFSFIAEHAGYLHMLQLPRSEISDCIVEQIVGKLSTVTFLDVSYCNKIGARALEAIGKHCKLLVGLCRNMHPLDSAGKLSQEDEALAIATRMPKIRHLEMAYNLTTTESVLRILSSCKELELLDLRGCWEVKLDGKFLKEKFPKLKVLGPLVVDYYEINEWDDCSEYSDAVSIYFSWDFIAGEMDDYDDDDDESFDGMWDDECRLEELELRFYEAAHEDMGMHVWPQSPWVLFSSSQVCQTFSCI; this is translated from the exons ATGGTTCGTAGGCTGGTCACAAGAAGCTGTGGATCCCTCCGGAAAATTTGTGTTTCTAGCCTTCGCAATGATACAACTTTCTCCTTCATTGCTGAGCA TGCTGGATATCTTCATATGTTGCAACTGCCTAGAAGTGAGATAAGTGATTGTATAGTTGAACAGATTGTGGGGAAGCTCTCTACTGTAACTTTCTTGGATGTAAGCTATTGTAATAAAATTGGCGCTCGTGCTCTGGAGGCCATTGGAAAGCATTGTAAATTGCTTGTGGGGCTGTGCCGAAACATGCACCCATTGGATTCAGCAGGCAAGCTTTCGCAAGAGGATGAGGCTCTTGCCATTGCCACCAGAATGCCAAAGATTAGGCACCTTGAAATGGCGTACAATCTTACTACTACAGAAAGTGTACTAAGGATCCTCTCAAGCTGCAAGGAGCTTGAATTGTTGGATTTGAGAGGGTGCTGGGAAGTGAAACTTGATGGTAAGTTCCTTAAAGAAAAGTTTCCCAAATTGAAAGTTTTGGGACCTCTTGTGGTGGATTATTATGAGATCAACGAGTGGGATGATTGCTCGGAGTACTCGGATGCAGTGTCCATCTACTTTTCCTGGGACTTTATAGCTGGTGAAATGGacgattatgatgatgatgatgatgaaagctttgatggaatgtgggatgatgaatgcaGGCTGGAGGAGCTCGAGCTGAGGTTCTATGAAGCAGCTCATGAAGATATGGGTATGCATGTTTGGCCTCAGTCTCCATGGGTTCTGTTTTCTTCCTCCCAAGTTTGTCAGACTTTTTCATgtatctag